One window of the Candidatus Chryseobacterium colombiense genome contains the following:
- the uvrC gene encoding excinuclease ABC subunit UvrC, which translates to MNPSLELQLKTLPSEPGVYRYYDKNDQLLYVGKAKNLKKRVLSYFNKNLSGYRIKIMVGKIQRLETTIVNSEYDALLLENNLIKEHQPFYNVMLKDDKTYPWICIKNEDFPRIFLTRTVIKDGSEYYGPYAKVRPAKILLDTIKHIYKLRTCNLNLAPNKIDDGKYKVCLEYHIKNCEGPCEGLESKEDYDEKIDAIRGIIKGDFRKAKEYLINQMMKHAENLQFEQAQLIKERLDILEDYQAKNTVVNPNIDDVDVFGMTSDETAAYVNFFKIRNGNIIQSFTTEIKKILEESDEDIMEEALIEIRQKFSSDSKEVLLPFHLSVEIPNVKLIVPKVGDKKRIVELSEKNAKEYRLEKLKQVQIVDPERHTNRIMAEMQKLLRMPVEPRHIEGFDNSNIQGTNPVSACVVFKDGKPSKADYRIFHPKTVEGPNDFATMEEVIYRRYKRMLDEGEGLPQLILIDGGKGQLSSAVKSLRLLGLYGKITIVGIAKRLEEIFFPEDPIPLYLDKKSETLKILQRVRDEAHRFGVKHHRTRRKNSTIKSELEEIPGVGEKTIELLLSKLKSVKRIKESNLETLEEILGKSKARVIHDFFNK; encoded by the coding sequence ATGAATCCTTCTTTAGAACTGCAGCTTAAAACTTTACCTTCCGAACCTGGTGTTTATCGTTATTATGACAAAAACGACCAGCTTTTATACGTTGGTAAGGCTAAAAATTTAAAGAAAAGGGTTCTTTCTTATTTCAACAAAAACCTTTCAGGATACCGGATCAAGATCATGGTCGGGAAAATCCAGCGCTTGGAAACCACTATTGTAAACAGTGAATATGATGCCCTTTTATTAGAAAATAATCTGATCAAAGAACATCAACCTTTTTACAATGTCATGTTGAAAGATGACAAAACCTATCCATGGATCTGCATTAAAAATGAAGATTTTCCAAGAATTTTTCTGACAAGAACAGTAATTAAAGACGGATCTGAATATTACGGTCCTTATGCGAAAGTACGTCCTGCAAAAATTTTGTTGGATACCATTAAGCATATTTATAAGCTCAGAACCTGTAATCTCAATCTTGCACCTAATAAAATTGATGACGGAAAATATAAAGTCTGTTTAGAATATCATATCAAAAATTGTGAAGGACCTTGTGAAGGACTTGAAAGCAAAGAAGATTACGACGAGAAAATCGATGCTATTCGGGGAATTATCAAAGGAGATTTCCGAAAAGCAAAAGAATATCTGATTAACCAGATGATGAAGCATGCAGAAAATCTGCAATTTGAACAAGCTCAGCTCATTAAAGAAAGACTCGATATTCTTGAAGATTATCAGGCTAAAAATACGGTTGTTAACCCAAATATCGATGATGTGGACGTATTCGGAATGACAAGTGATGAAACTGCAGCTTACGTAAATTTCTTTAAGATCAGAAACGGAAATATCATTCAGAGTTTTACCACTGAGATCAAAAAAATCCTTGAAGAATCTGATGAAGATATCATGGAAGAGGCCTTAATTGAAATCAGACAAAAATTCAGTTCAGATTCAAAAGAAGTTCTTCTTCCCTTCCATTTATCTGTGGAAATTCCGAATGTGAAACTAATCGTTCCGAAAGTGGGAGATAAAAAACGTATCGTTGAACTCTCCGAAAAAAATGCAAAAGAATACCGTTTAGAAAAATTGAAACAGGTTCAGATTGTTGATCCTGAGAGGCACACTAACAGGATTATGGCAGAAATGCAGAAATTACTGAGAATGCCTGTTGAACCAAGACATATTGAAGGCTTTGATAACTCAAATATTCAGGGGACAAATCCCGTTTCGGCCTGTGTTGTGTTCAAAGACGGAAAACCAAGCAAGGCTGATTACAGAATTTTTCATCCTAAAACAGTGGAGGGTCCGAATGACTTTGCCACTATGGAAGAAGTGATTTATCGCCGATATAAAAGAATGTTGGATGAGGGTGAAGGCTTACCCCAATTGATTTTGATTGACGGAGGTAAAGGACAATTATCTTCAGCTGTAAAAAGCTTGCGTTTACTAGGATTATATGGTAAGATTACCATCGTTGGAATTGCAAAAAGACTGGAAGAAATTTTCTTTCCTGAAGATCCTATTCCTTTATATCTTGATAAAAAATCGGAAACATTAAAAATTCTGCAAAGAGTAAGAGATGAAGCCCACCGTTTCGGTGTAAAACACCACAGAACAAGAAGAAAAAACTCTACCATAAAATCGGAATTGGAAGAAATTCCTGGTGTGGGAGAAAAAACGATTGAACTACTGCTTTCAAAACTGAAATCTGTGAAGAGGATAAAAGAATCTAATTTGGAAACTTTGGAAGAGATATTGGGAAAAAGCAAAGCAAGAGTAATTCACGATTTTTTTAACAAATAG
- the hutH gene encoding histidine ammonia-lyase, producing the protein MIYGVDVFSFHDVLEICKAPNKAKLNKAAKEQILKSQKNVQKIVDSDRCVYGINTGFGPLCDTKISADETAQLQYNLIISHAVGVGKPIDKELSKIMMIAKVHALSKGFSGVSLDVIERMILMLEKDIIPVVPEQGSVGASGDLAPLSHLVLPLLGLGKVWVGNEIFETAEVLEKNDLQPLVLGPKEGLGLINGTQFILAHAIKGLEKFEYLLNLADMTAAMSLEAYRGSASPFKKELHEIRPFEGSKKVAARMLKFLKGSENLKAHEDCERVQDPYSMRCVPQVHGASRNAFEHLKMMADTELNSVTDNPIVLSAEESISGGNFHGQLMALPLDYATLAAAELGNISDRRSYLLLEGKYGLPRLLTESSGLNSGFMIPQYTSAALVTENKTLCFPASADSIPTSLGQEDHVSMGSISGRKFNQVLGNLVNILAVELMFAAQGLEFRRPSKCSKIIEENYGILRSKVAKLEDDRLIGQDMLAIAELINERKFVVN; encoded by the coding sequence ATGATATACGGTGTAGATGTTTTCAGTTTCCATGATGTTTTGGAAATCTGTAAAGCTCCAAATAAAGCTAAACTCAACAAAGCTGCGAAAGAACAAATCTTAAAATCACAGAAAAATGTTCAGAAGATTGTAGACTCAGATCGTTGTGTGTATGGAATTAATACAGGATTTGGACCTCTTTGTGATACAAAAATTTCAGCTGATGAAACGGCTCAGTTACAATATAATCTGATTATCTCTCACGCAGTAGGAGTGGGAAAACCTATTGATAAAGAACTGTCAAAAATCATGATGATTGCTAAAGTTCATGCGTTGTCAAAAGGATTTTCGGGAGTTTCTTTAGACGTGATCGAGAGAATGATTTTAATGTTGGAAAAAGATATTATTCCGGTTGTTCCAGAACAAGGTTCTGTTGGAGCTTCGGGAGATTTAGCACCTTTATCACATCTTGTTTTACCTCTTTTAGGACTTGGAAAAGTGTGGGTAGGAAATGAAATTTTTGAAACGGCTGAAGTTTTAGAAAAAAATGATCTTCAACCATTGGTTTTAGGTCCAAAAGAAGGATTAGGATTAATCAACGGAACTCAGTTTATTCTTGCTCATGCTATAAAAGGTTTAGAAAAATTCGAATACTTATTAAATCTTGCGGATATGACAGCGGCAATGAGTCTTGAAGCGTATAGAGGTTCTGCAAGTCCGTTTAAAAAAGAACTTCATGAAATCAGACCGTTTGAAGGAAGTAAAAAAGTGGCAGCAAGAATGCTTAAGTTTTTAAAAGGTTCTGAAAATCTGAAAGCGCACGAAGATTGTGAAAGAGTTCAGGATCCTTATTCAATGAGATGTGTTCCTCAGGTTCACGGGGCGAGCAGAAATGCTTTTGAACATTTAAAGATGATGGCAGATACGGAATTGAATTCTGTAACAGATAACCCAATTGTTTTAAGTGCTGAAGAATCTATTTCAGGAGGAAACTTCCATGGTCAGTTGATGGCTTTACCATTAGATTATGCAACGTTAGCTGCTGCTGAACTGGGAAATATTTCTGACAGAAGAAGTTATTTATTATTGGAAGGAAAATACGGGTTGCCAAGATTATTAACAGAAAGCTCTGGTTTAAATTCAGGATTTATGATCCCTCAGTATACTTCTGCAGCATTGGTGACAGAAAATAAAACATTATGTTTCCCTGCTTCAGCGGATTCTATCCCGACAAGTTTAGGGCAGGAAGATCACGTTTCGATGGGAAGTATCTCAGGAAGAAAATTCAATCAGGTTTTAGGAAATTTGGTTAATATTTTAGCTGTTGAATTAATGTTTGCGGCACAAGGATTAGAATTCAGAAGACCTTCAAAATGTTCAAAAATCATTGAAGAAAACTATGGAATTCTCCGTTCAAAAGTGGCTAAGCTTGAAGATGACCGATTGATCGGACAGGATATGTTAGCCATTGCAGAATTGATTAATGAAAGAAAATTTGTAGTTAATTAA
- a CDS encoding DUF2059 domain-containing protein, which produces MKKAFCIAMLILGIFSYSQTKQDKVKELISLSGAFPVTKQAEKSLIANYKKQYSNVPDSAWESIEKKVNIDNLINNVAGIYGSKFSEKEIDQLLSFYKSDLGKKVIQNTPSIMSEIQTAAGNWAKNITETINGDLVKMGYLQSPPPMESSPNPPMHK; this is translated from the coding sequence ATGAAAAAAGCTTTTTGCATAGCCATGCTTATATTGGGGATATTTTCTTATTCTCAAACAAAACAGGATAAAGTTAAAGAATTAATTTCTTTAAGTGGTGCTTTCCCGGTTACAAAACAAGCTGAAAAAAGTTTGATCGCTAATTACAAGAAGCAATACAGTAATGTTCCTGATTCTGCATGGGAATCCATTGAAAAGAAAGTGAATATTGACAATCTGATCAATAATGTGGCTGGAATTTACGGGAGTAAGTTTTCTGAAAAGGAAATTGATCAATTGCTTAGTTTTTATAAATCGGATTTGGGAAAGAAGGTGATTCAAAATACACCAAGCATTATGTCTGAAATTCAAACGGCAGCAGGCAATTGGGCTAAGAATATTACCGAAACAATTAATGGGGATTTAGTAAAAATGGGTTATTTACAATCTCCACCTCCTATGGAATCAAGTCCTAACCCTCCTATGCATAAATAA
- a CDS encoding GNAT family N-acetyltransferase gives MVIKRTDSSNSDFQYLVQFLDQDLAIRDGDEHAFYHQFNSIDTLKNCVLFYIDEKPVACGAFKKFEDDTVEIKRMFVLPEHRGNGYASRILSELEIWAKDEGFRFGILETGLKQPEAIALYKKNGYDLIPNYGQYIGVENSVCYKKML, from the coding sequence ATGGTAATTAAAAGAACAGATTCCTCTAATTCAGATTTTCAGTATTTAGTCCAATTTTTAGATCAGGATTTGGCGATTCGTGATGGTGATGAACATGCCTTCTATCATCAGTTCAATTCAATTGATACATTGAAAAACTGTGTTCTTTTCTATATAGATGAAAAACCTGTCGCTTGCGGAGCATTTAAAAAATTTGAAGATGATACCGTGGAGATTAAAAGAATGTTTGTACTGCCTGAACACAGAGGGAATGGATATGCATCTAGAATACTCTCAGAACTGGAAATCTGGGCGAAAGACGAAGGTTTTCGATTTGGTATTTTAGAAACCGGACTTAAACAACCGGAAGCTATTGCCTTGTACAAAAAAAATGGGTACGATCTTATACCTAATTACGGGCAATATATCGGGGTTGAGAATAGCGTTTGTTATAAAAAGATGCTGTGA
- a CDS encoding S8/S53 family peptidase, translating to MKKNVFYLLLLFFVFTACNREDLQNNPANIEVAQKDPLTAKQINEKINETIKTKGRFSWNQSSDHLVWSAIFQGNKIASIGFGSSFDRSLTPDNKAIEEEILKVIEQYEGKTGRNLLSSDQYLNQIDVTIEKQETVIALRKMKNIRYLEPADYHYFENEQKFGTAAKSSSGSSGCGFESTTLSTSDYTTVTPNAKAPWSFAKHNITNAWSYSTGAGITIGVIDSGVSPEQTLLGSSFNNGLSSGRTISKNGVYVDSVWPWSTGYDGPADQCGHGTSMASAMAAPRNNQGQPVGVAYNANLVTYRAASNVVLDGYHEQNGVKIAFTELGNNTSVKIISMSMGHIFSVGKIEDGVKYAYSKGKLIFCAGGTSTSFTNFVGVIFPAWMPETQAITGVKENTSNQKCDVCHSGAEIDFTYQMERASGNSIPVLSYYNAQTDYVGGSSVATASTAGIAALVWAKNPSWTRDQVLNKMRQSATYYPTPNSDYGYGNINVLQAVQ from the coding sequence ATGAAAAAAAATGTCTTTTATCTACTGCTATTGTTTTTTGTTTTCACTGCCTGTAACAGAGAAGACCTTCAAAACAATCCCGCAAACATTGAAGTGGCACAGAAAGATCCTCTGACGGCCAAACAAATCAATGAAAAAATTAATGAAACCATTAAAACGAAAGGAAGGTTTTCCTGGAACCAATCTTCAGATCATTTGGTGTGGAGTGCCATTTTCCAGGGGAATAAAATTGCTTCTATCGGATTTGGTTCTTCTTTTGACAGAAGCTTGACGCCGGATAATAAAGCGATTGAGGAAGAAATTTTAAAAGTAATTGAACAATACGAAGGAAAAACGGGAAGAAATTTATTATCTTCAGATCAGTATTTAAATCAAATCGATGTAACGATAGAAAAGCAGGAAACGGTGATTGCTCTTAGAAAAATGAAAAATATCCGTTATCTGGAGCCTGCAGATTATCATTATTTTGAAAATGAACAGAAATTCGGAACTGCGGCAAAATCGAGCAGCGGTTCATCAGGATGCGGATTTGAATCAACAACCTTAAGTACTTCAGATTATACAACCGTAACTCCTAATGCAAAAGCACCCTGGTCTTTTGCGAAACATAATATCACCAACGCCTGGAGCTACAGTACAGGTGCAGGAATTACTATTGGTGTGATTGACAGCGGGGTTTCTCCTGAGCAAACTTTACTGGGAAGCAGTTTTAATAACGGGCTTTCCTCGGGTAGAACGATCAGCAAAAATGGAGTCTATGTAGATTCGGTTTGGCCGTGGAGTACAGGTTACGACGGTCCTGCAGATCAATGCGGCCACGGAACGAGCATGGCTTCGGCAATGGCAGCTCCCCGAAACAATCAGGGACAGCCGGTTGGTGTTGCTTACAATGCGAATCTGGTAACGTACAGAGCAGCTTCAAACGTTGTATTGGATGGGTACCACGAACAAAACGGGGTGAAAATTGCGTTTACGGAGCTGGGAAACAATACCAGTGTTAAAATCATTTCAATGTCGATGGGACATATTTTCTCTGTCGGGAAAATCGAAGATGGGGTAAAATATGCGTATTCAAAAGGGAAACTGATTTTTTGCGCAGGAGGAACTTCTACAAGTTTTACGAATTTTGTGGGGGTGATCTTTCCGGCATGGATGCCTGAAACACAGGCAATCACAGGAGTAAAAGAAAATACATCTAATCAAAAATGTGATGTATGCCATTCAGGCGCTGAAATTGATTTTACCTATCAAATGGAAAGAGCTTCAGGAAACAGTATTCCGGTGTTGAGCTATTACAATGCACAAACCGATTATGTGGGAGGTTCTTCTGTAGCAACAGCTTCTACGGCGGGAATTGCAGCTTTGGTTTGGGCTAAAAATCCGTCCTGGACGAGAGATCAGGTTCTTAATAAAATGAGACAGTCAGCTACCTATTATCCGACTCCGAATTCAGATTACGGATATGGAAATATTAATGTGTTACAGGCTGTTCAATAA
- a CDS encoding carboxypeptidase-like regulatory domain-containing protein — MKKTVLLFLFLFPFSFSIAQIIQGTVVNDVEQKIPNVSIYIDGTKIGTTSKEDGSFSLNLPSKNIGNIIFQKEDYETFATPVSEVLNKKLKVVLLKTNTIEEVTIIPFTEEAYKNYIHYFLNTFIGNDQENVKIKNQRSLKFAYDKKNKTLKVKAPKTLIIENKNLGYEIEYNLMSFSADFNSNMVNYTGTSFFKETKNSDKIKLNRMNAYDGSMLHFFRSIYNNTISEDKFIVNHVVQIPNPKYPTAEELNILKNFMEMTRTSKIIGKISEEISDISHRKNTQKPYALAITKTMIPDSDYVKRDGKNVLFSFKDMLQVNYSKYYYELKGKQFIKTTIPVVISSYLHPEGETFEVSKDGNISTPDLLIAEGDFTKNKIEYMLPLDYQLGD, encoded by the coding sequence ATGAAAAAAACAGTATTACTTTTTTTATTTCTGTTTCCGTTTTCCTTTTCCATTGCTCAAATAATACAAGGGACGGTAGTGAACGATGTGGAACAAAAAATTCCCAATGTCTCAATTTATATTGATGGAACAAAAATCGGGACAACTTCTAAAGAAGACGGAAGTTTCAGCCTCAATTTGCCTTCAAAAAATATTGGGAATATTATTTTTCAGAAAGAAGATTACGAAACTTTTGCAACTCCTGTTTCAGAAGTTTTAAATAAAAAATTAAAAGTTGTTTTACTCAAGACCAATACCATTGAAGAGGTAACCATCATTCCTTTCACTGAGGAAGCATATAAGAATTACATCCATTATTTCCTCAATACTTTTATCGGCAATGATCAGGAAAATGTGAAAATTAAAAATCAAAGATCTTTAAAATTCGCGTACGATAAAAAGAATAAAACACTGAAGGTAAAAGCCCCGAAAACATTAATTATCGAAAATAAAAATCTGGGATACGAGATCGAATATAATCTCATGAGCTTTTCTGCAGATTTCAATTCTAATATGGTTAACTATACAGGAACAAGCTTTTTCAAGGAAACCAAAAATTCTGATAAAATAAAACTCAACAGAATGAATGCTTATGACGGAAGTATGCTTCATTTTTTCAGAAGTATTTACAACAATACGATTTCAGAAGATAAGTTTATCGTAAATCATGTTGTCCAGATTCCTAATCCGAAATATCCTACCGCAGAAGAACTGAACATCCTGAAAAATTTCATGGAGATGACCCGAACTTCAAAAATAATAGGAAAAATTTCGGAGGAAATCAGTGATATTTCGCACAGGAAAAATACCCAAAAACCTTACGCGTTAGCGATAACAAAAACCATGATTCCGGATTCTGATTATGTAAAAAGAGATGGGAAAAATGTTCTTTTCAGTTTTAAGGATATGCTACAGGTTAATTATTCTAAGTATTACTATGAACTGAAAGGAAAACAGTTTATAAAAACGACAATTCCTGTTGTGATATCGTCCTATTTACATCCTGAAGGTGAAACTTTTGAAGTTTCAAAAGACGGAAACATCTCCACTCCTGATTTACTGATTGCTGAAGGAGACTTTACCAAAAATAAAATTGAATATATGCTTCCTTTAGATTATCAGCTGGGAGATTAA
- the ygiD gene encoding 4,5-DOPA dioxygenase extradiol, translating into MNLNDLQNISENFGNTQRMPVLFLGHGSPMNAIEENQFVQGFRKAATEIPKPNAILCISAHWFTHGTKVTAMDMPRTIHDFGGFPQALFDVQYPAPGDPGLAKETAELLAPVVVEEDHNWGLDHGAWSVIKHMYPHADIPVIQMSIDYTKPSQYHFDLAKRLQKLREKGILIIGSGNIVHNLRLIDWKNINTVGAGWDWAIEAREKTNNWLLDGNFQNIIDYQKQGTSLQYAVPTPDHYFPLIYTLGLKDKSESLTLFNDELIGGSLSMTSVRIG; encoded by the coding sequence ATGAACCTAAACGATTTACAAAACATAAGCGAAAACTTCGGGAACACCCAGAGAATGCCCGTTCTTTTTCTTGGGCATGGCTCACCGATGAACGCTATTGAGGAAAATCAGTTTGTACAAGGTTTCAGAAAAGCAGCCACTGAAATTCCGAAACCGAATGCAATTTTGTGTATTTCTGCACACTGGTTTACTCACGGAACGAAAGTTACGGCGATGGATATGCCCAGAACAATTCATGATTTTGGTGGTTTTCCACAGGCTTTGTTTGACGTTCAGTACCCCGCTCCCGGAGATCCTGGACTGGCAAAAGAGACAGCAGAACTTTTAGCTCCTGTTGTAGTGGAAGAAGACCATAATTGGGGATTGGATCACGGAGCATGGTCCGTTATTAAACACATGTATCCTCATGCAGATATTCCCGTGATTCAGATGAGTATTGATTATACGAAGCCTTCACAATATCATTTTGACCTGGCTAAAAGATTACAGAAGCTTCGTGAAAAGGGAATTCTGATCATCGGTAGCGGAAATATTGTTCATAACCTCAGATTGATCGACTGGAAAAACATCAATACGGTAGGTGCTGGCTGGGATTGGGCGATTGAAGCCCGTGAGAAAACCAACAACTGGCTTTTGGACGGAAATTTTCAGAATATAATTGATTATCAAAAGCAGGGAACTTCACTACAATATGCTGTTCCGACTCCAGATCACTATTTTCCTTTGATTTATACGTTAGGATTGAAAGATAAATCAGAAAGCTTAACCTTATTTAATGATGAATTAATAGGAGGCTCTTTAAGCATGACGAGTGTGAGAATTGGATAA
- a CDS encoding YceI family protein — protein sequence MATKWNLDPAHSEITFKVKHMMISNIKGNFTNFNAEIEADDDRFANAKTTATIQTASISTHNTDRDNHLKSAEFFNAEANPTITFDAQSLNGKVTGNLTINGITKPVSLDVDFNGVNVDPWGNTKAGFSFEGKINRKDFGLNWNAALEAGGVMVSDEVKLAGELQFVKQA from the coding sequence ATGGCAACAAAATGGAACCTAGACCCAGCGCATAGTGAAATTACTTTTAAAGTAAAACACATGATGATTTCTAATATCAAAGGAAACTTCACTAACTTCAATGCAGAAATCGAAGCTGATGATGATAGATTTGCTAATGCTAAAACGACTGCAACGATTCAGACTGCCTCTATTTCTACGCACAATACAGACAGAGATAATCACTTAAAATCTGCAGAGTTTTTTAACGCTGAAGCTAATCCTACCATCACTTTCGATGCTCAGTCATTGAACGGAAAAGTTACAGGAAACCTTACAATCAACGGAATTACAAAACCTGTAAGCCTTGACGTAGATTTTAACGGAGTTAACGTAGATCCATGGGGAAATACAAAAGCAGGATTCTCTTTTGAAGGAAAAATCAACAGAAAAGATTTTGGATTGAACTGGAATGCAGCTCTTGAAGCAGGAGGTGTAATGGTAAGCGATGAGGTAAAATTGGCAGGTGAATTACAGTTCGTAAAGCAAGCTTAA
- a CDS encoding DPP IV N-terminal domain-containing protein: MKLHKFSLLMLVLGSSAFAQTQKFTMAEAVNGLRSNLAVKNISQFSWSNDGKSYIQAVNGGYLITDLKTSRQDTLVSLSQLNKSLANNKLKAIPQIKFVSNSSGYFNSDNQMIWVEKSGNDWKVKNAVTIDKDASNIKIFGDNETFAFTAKNNLFINKSGKTIAVTNDSNENILNGAANVHRNEFGIDTGIFPAPNSESVAFYRMDQTMVADYPIIDWSVTPAVNHNIKYPMAGQTSHQVTLGVFNIKTQSTTFLNIEGEKDQYLTAVTWSPDSKYIFVAVLNRGQNHMKMNQYDAATGNLVKTLFEETNDKYVEPQHPLTFFPNSNTDFIWQSQRTGYNHLFHYSLEKGLIAQITKGDWLVTDILGFSESKKEIYFASTKETPLEKHLYRINWTNFKMQRMDNAEGVHAGILSKDGNYLYDSYSNATTPRIVNVINTTTLKSTNLLTAENTLKNYQRPEIKSVNFKTDDGTILYGKMILPTDFDASKKYPAIVYLYNGPHLQLITNTFPASGNLWYEYMAQNGYIIFTMDGRGSANRGLKFEQAVFRNLGTTEMNDQMKGVEYLQSLPYVDSERLGINGWSFGGFMTTSFMLRKPDVFKVGVAGGPVIDWSMYEIMYGERYMDTPQENPQGYAMANLLDKVQNLKGKLLMIHGAQDDVVVWQHSVKFIKAAVDNGVQLDYFVYPGHPHNVIGKDRVHLMQKITDYFDQNLKK, translated from the coding sequence ATGAAATTACATAAGTTTTCTTTATTGATGCTGGTTTTGGGGAGTTCAGCATTTGCTCAGACCCAAAAATTTACGATGGCGGAGGCTGTTAATGGTTTAAGAAGCAATCTTGCAGTGAAAAATATTTCTCAGTTTTCGTGGTCGAATGACGGGAAATCATATATTCAGGCGGTGAATGGCGGATATCTAATCACCGATTTAAAAACAAGCAGACAGGATACGTTAGTGTCTTTGTCACAGTTAAATAAAAGCCTTGCGAATAATAAGCTTAAAGCGATTCCGCAGATTAAATTTGTAAGCAATTCTAGCGGTTATTTCAATTCTGATAATCAGATGATCTGGGTTGAAAAATCAGGAAACGACTGGAAAGTAAAAAATGCGGTTACCATAGATAAAGATGCTTCAAATATCAAGATCTTCGGAGATAATGAGACTTTTGCTTTCACGGCAAAAAACAATCTATTTATTAATAAAAGCGGAAAGACCATTGCGGTAACGAATGATTCTAACGAAAACATTCTGAACGGTGCAGCCAATGTTCACAGAAACGAATTCGGAATTGATACAGGAATTTTCCCTGCGCCCAATTCTGAAAGTGTAGCTTTTTACAGAATGGATCAGACCATGGTTGCAGATTATCCGATCATTGACTGGTCAGTAACTCCGGCTGTCAATCACAATATTAAATATCCGATGGCGGGGCAGACTTCGCACCAGGTAACGTTAGGTGTGTTTAATATCAAAACGCAGTCAACGACTTTCTTAAATATTGAAGGAGAAAAAGATCAGTATTTAACTGCTGTTACCTGGAGTCCGGATTCAAAATATATTTTTGTTGCGGTATTGAACAGAGGCCAGAATCATATGAAAATGAATCAGTATGATGCTGCTACCGGAAATTTAGTAAAAACTTTATTTGAGGAAACTAACGATAAATATGTTGAACCGCAACATCCGTTAACGTTCTTCCCGAATTCCAATACGGATTTTATCTGGCAGAGTCAGAGAACAGGGTACAATCATTTATTCCACTATAGCTTAGAAAAAGGCTTGATCGCACAGATTACGAAAGGAGACTGGTTGGTAACGGATATTTTAGGATTTAGTGAAAGTAAAAAGGAAATTTATTTCGCTTCTACTAAAGAAACTCCTTTAGAAAAACATTTATACAGAATCAACTGGACGAATTTCAAAATGCAGAGAATGGATAATGCAGAAGGAGTTCACGCAGGAATTTTAAGTAAGGATGGAAATTATCTTTACGATTCTTACAGCAACGCTACCACACCGAGAATTGTAAATGTTATTAATACAACAACATTAAAATCAACGAATCTTCTTACTGCTGAAAATACATTAAAAAATTACCAGAGACCGGAGATCAAAAGTGTGAATTTCAAAACGGATGACGGTACGATCCTGTATGGGAAAATGATTCTTCCGACAGATTTTGATGCCAGTAAAAAGTATCCGGCTATCGTTTATCTATACAACGGACCACATTTGCAATTAATTACCAATACATTCCCGGCTTCAGGAAACCTTTGGTATGAATATATGGCTCAAAACGGGTATATCATCTTCACCATGGACGGAAGAGGTTCTGCCAATCGCGGTCTGAAATTCGAACAGGCTGTATTCAGAAACTTAGGAACAACAGAAATGAACGATCAGATGAAAGGAGTGGAATATTTACAGTCACTTCCTTATGTAGATTCTGAAAGGTTGGGAATCAACGGATGGAGCTTTGGAGGATTCATGACGACAAGTTTTATGCTTCGTAAACCGGATGTATTTAAAGTAGGAGTAGCAGGAGGACCTGTAATTGACTGGAGCATGTATGAAATCATGTATGGAGAAAGATATATGGATACTCCACAGGAAAATCCACAAGGCTATGCAATGGCTAATCTTTTAGATAAAGTTCAGAACTTAAAAGGAAAACTGCTAATGATTCACGGAGCGCAGGATGATGTGGTCGTTTGGCAACATTCGGTTAAATTTATCAAAGCAGCAGTAGATAATGGTGTTCAGTTGGACTACTTTGTTTATCCCGGACATCCGCATAATGTAATCGGAAAAGACAGGGTACATTTAATGCAGAAAATCACAGATTATTTTGATCAGAACCTAAAGAAATAA